A window from Strix uralensis isolate ZFMK-TIS-50842 chromosome 15, bStrUra1, whole genome shotgun sequence encodes these proteins:
- the PRG2 gene encoding bone marrow proteoglycan, which produces MSPPQPCTTPAWPPPLNCWDTGGSVHSPTQQPPPRATLCTPDPSGSHPLAPCTPKPPTAPMPMPPKTPAPQTPAPPSRCPLHPPPRALVRWVQAGSPRVSPHTVPSGAQRAEPPQPAASRAPTSQPPGVPSPAMQPCLLLILALLGSVSARRPCPARPKAEAEASALEVREEEKEKTVRCPLASETQELSVPPQLGATTFRYIVVKGCHDFQSAQSVCAHCYRGQLASIHNCHMNSCLWHQARLCINSGQVWIGAITQPVGPLVSCQWTDRSCWNYSNWQAGYPLHFHCYCTSLCTNDGRWRSLNCQTRLPFICEY; this is translated from the exons ATGTCCCCACCACAGCCTTGCACCACCCCCGCCTGGCCCCCGCCCCTCAACTGCTGGGACACCGGGGG GTCCGTGCACTCCCCAAcccagcagccccctcccaggGCCACCCTGTGCACCCCAGATCCCAGCGGCTCCCACCCCCttgccccctgcaccccaaaaccccccacagcccccatgcCCATGCCTCCCAAAACCCCT GCACCCCAAACCCCTGCGcccccctcccgctgccccctgcaccccccaccccgtgcACTGGTCAGGTGGGTGCAGGCGGGGTCCCCCCGGGTGTCCCCCCACACTGTGCCTAGCG GGGCGCAGCGGGCAGAGCCACCCCAGCCTGCAGCGAGCAGAGCCCCCACGTCCCAG ccccccggtgtccccagccccgccatgcagccctgcctgctcctcatCCTGGCCCTGCTGGGATCGGTCTCCGCCAGACGCCCCT GCCCTGCCAGGCCCAAGGCGGAGGCAGAGGCGTCGGCGCTGGAGGTgcgggaggaagagaaggagaagactGTGCGGTGCCCGCTGGCGAGCGAGACGCAGGAGCTCAGCGTCCCTCCTCAGCTGGGTGCCACCACTTTCCGCTACATCGTCGTCAAAGGCTGCCACGACTTCCAGTCTGCCCAG AGTGTCTGTGCCCATTGCTACCGCGGGCAGCTGGCGTCCATCCACAACTGCCACATGAACTCCTGCCTGTGGCACCAGGCCCGGCTCTGCATCAACAGCGGGCAGGTCTGGATCGGGGCCATCACCCAGCCCGTG ggccCCCTGGTGTCGTGCCAGTGGACGGACCGGAGCTGCTGGAACTATTCCAACTGGCAGGCGGGCTACCCCCTGCACTTCCACTGCTACTGCACCTCCCTCTGCACCAACG ACGGGCGCTGGAGAAGCCTGAACTGCCAGACGAGGCTGCCCTTCATCTGCGAGTACtga
- the LOC141950082 gene encoding bone marrow proteoglycan-like: MQPCLLLVLALLGSVSASRPSECPLPCSPCGDTTGAPPTALGPPVPALTLSPGPAPLHPQEVPASTAKEGHNFVYTVVKKYRTYSSAKVRGTWVLVGGGGWQWVLVGAQPCLVPQLHCQKVLRGQLASVHSAARNTELKNLARTYTHHSVWIGAVTKRRDGKWGSQWEDTSPWNYANWAPTHPHHILPTCTALSTHDGLWRSKPCFQLRPFICQY; encoded by the exons atgcagccctgcctgctccttgTCCTGGCCCTGCTGGGCTCCGTCTCCGCCAGCCGCCCCAGTGAGTGCCCCCTACCCTGCTCACCCTGTGGGGACACCACGGGGGCACCCCCCACCGCCCTGGGTCCCCCGGTGCCAGCCCTcaccctgtccccagggccagcccccctccacccccaggaGGTCCCTGCGAGCACGGCCAAGGAGGGACACAACTTTGTCTACACGGTGGTGAAAAAGTACCGCACCTACTCCAGTGCCAAGGTGAGGGGGAcgtgggtgctggtgggtggcGGTGGGTGGcagtgggtgctggtgggtgccCAGCCATGCCTTGTCCCGCAGTTGCACTGCCAGAAAGTGCTGCGGGGGCAGCTGGCCTCGGTGCACAGCGCTGCCCGCAACACGGAGCTGAAGAACCTGGCGCGCACCTACACCCATCATTCGGTCTGGATCGGGGCCGTCACCAAACGCAGG GACGGGAAGTGGGGGTCGCAGTGGGAGGACACCAGCCCCTGGAACTACGCCAACTGGGCACCCACACATCCCCACCACATCTTGCCCACCTGCACCGCCCTCAGCACCCACG ATGGGCTCTGGAGAAGCAAGCCCTGCTTCCAGCTGCGCCCCTTCATCTGCCAGTACTGA